Within the Corynebacterium afermentans subsp. lipophilum genome, the region CCCGTGCTGGCCACCGTGCTCATGCTGCTGTCGTCTCTGGTGGTGGGCAACGTCTGGCCCGCGCTGATGGAGCAGTTCTCCGTCAAGCCCAACCGCCAGGCCAAGGAGTACGAGTACATCGGCCGCAACATCGAGGCCACCCGCGAGGCGTACGGGCTTACCGACGACAACGTGACCTACCTGGACAACTGGGGCGCCGGCAACACCTCCAACTCCGATGTCGCCTCCGACGCGGCTACGATTTCCAACCTGCGCCTTCTGGACCCGGAGATCATCTCCCCGACGTTTACCCAGAACCAGCAGCTGCGTAACTTCTACGGCTTTCCGGACCAGCTGGCCATGGACCGCTACCAGGTCGACGGCGAGATGCGCGACTACGTGGTGGCCGCGCGTGAGATGAACCCGAACGCGCTGAGTGAAAACCAGCTCGACTGGATTAACCGCCACACGGTGTACACCCACGGCAACGGCTTTGTGGCCGCGCAGGCCAACACCGTGGACGAGGCGGCGCAGGACGCCGGCTCCACCCGCGGCGGCCTGCCCATCTTCACGGTGTCCGACCTGCAGTCCAACGCCGCCGCCAAGGCCTCCGAGGACGCAGAAGAGCTGGGCATCAAGGTCGACGAGCCGCGCATTTACTACGGACCCGTCATCGCTTCTGCCAAGGACGGCCTGGACTACGCCATTGTGGGCGAGACCGGCCAGGGCCCGGTGGAGTACGACACGGATAACTCCACCTACACCTACGACGGCAAGGGCGGCGTGGACATCGGCAACATCTTCAACCGCCTCGCCTACACGGTGAAATACCAGGAGCTGAACTTCCTGCTGTCCGACCGCGTCGGCGGCGACTCGAAGGTGCTCTACGACCGCGACCCGCGCACCCGCGTGGAGAAGGTCGCTCCGTGGCTGACCACGGACTCCAAGACCTACCCGGCGGTGATTGACGGCCGCGTGAAGTGGATCGTGGACGGCTACACCACGCTGTCCCAGCTGCCGTACTCCACGCGCAACTCCCTGCAGGACACCACGCAGGATGCGCTGAACCCGGACGGCACCACCCAGCGTTTGATCACGGACAACGTGGGCTACATCCGCAACTCCGTCAAGGCCACCGTGGACGCCTACGACGGCTCCGTGGAGCTCTACGCCTTCGACGAATCCGACCCGGTGCTCAAGGCATGGCAGGGCATCTTCCCGGACACGGTGCGCCCGGCGTCCGACATCTCGGATTCTCTGCGTGAGCACCTGCGCTACCCGGAGGACCTGTTCAAGGTGCAGCGCGACCTTTTGGCGCGCTACCACGTGGATGACCCGGGAGTGTTCTTCAACAACGACGCCTTCTGGTCCGTGCCGAACGACCCGACCGCGCCGGAGGGCCGCGGCCAGCTAAACCAGCCGCCGTACTACGTCGTGGCGGCGGACCCGGAGACGGACAAGCCGTCGTTCCAGCTGATTACCCCGTTCCGCGGCCTGAACCGCGAGTTCCTGTCCGCGCACATGGCGGTGTCCTCCGACCCGGAGACGTACGGCGACATCACCGTGCGCGTGCTGCCGACGAACAAGCAGACCCAGGGCCCGAAGCAGGCGCAGGACGCCCTGATGTCCTCCGACCAGGTCGCCCGCGACCGCACGCTGTGGGAGGGCACCAACGACCTGAAGAACGGCAACCTGCTCACCCTGCCGGTGGGCGGCGGCGAGATCCTCTACGTGGAGCCGATCTACTCGCAGCGCAAGGACCAGGAATCGGCCTTCCCGAAGCTGCTTCGCGTGCTGGTATTCTACCGTGGCCAGGTGGGCTACGCGCCGACGATCTCCCAGGCGCTCGACCAGGTGGGCATCCACTCGGAGGCCGCCCAGGACATCGAGGTTGTGGACGAGAACGCCGGCGGCGACGCCAAGCCGGAAGGTGAGAACCAGGAGGCGAAGCCAGAAGGCGACGCCCAGCCGGAGGGCAGCGAGGACGCTCCGCAGGTGAACAAGGACGAGGCGATGAACAACATCAACGACGCCCTGCGCAACCTGGAGAGCGCACGCGACGGCTCCTTCGAGGAGTACGGCCGCGCACTCGACCGCCTGGATCGCGCGGTGGAGGAGTACCAGCGGGCCCAGTAAGCACGATCTGCGCACGCGCGCCACTCGAGCACAAAAACGATAGCGCCAAACCTCCTTTGAGCAGGAGGTTTGGCGCTATTAGTTGGTGTATGTATAGTAACTCCACGTTGCCGGTTAAGGCGACAGGCGATAATCACATAAACGCCCGACGCGGGGTGGAGCAGCTCGGTAGCTCGCTGGGCTCATAACCCAGAGGTCGTTGGTTCGAATCCAGCCCCCGCTACTAAGTGCCTGGTCAGAGGATACTTCCTCTGGCCAGGTTTTCTTTTTGCGAGACACCGTCTCGATAAACGTCCCTATAGCTGCACGGGTTCTGTACAGCGTCTCGCTAGAGCAGATTGGTACCCCGGAGCAAAAGCGTCCCGATAGCGACCTGCAGAGGCTTCGCGTGTAGGCGAGGGTGCTGCCCGACGCGGGTGCGGCACACCCCTGCTTCAGGGGGCTGCTTGGTTCACTACGGGCTGCGAAGGCCGGCATCTCCCCGGTGGGAACGACAGCAGGCGTGATGCCGACCTTCGCTCAGCACGGGTGGCGTAGGCCCTGTGCCACAAAACCACATGTGTTGATGCGTGGTGTGGATTTGCAGCCGCGTTTGCGCAGGTCGCGTTTTCAAATCCACACCACACTCACGCCGAGTGTGGATTTCACCTCATCTTGGTGACACACATCACATCAATGCGGCCACAGCTGAAGAAAGGCCCATTTCTATGAATAAAAAGGGGCCTTTCTTTATATATAGGACACACGCTAGCTGTCTGAGCTCTGTCCACCCTGTTTCGTCGTGCGCTTGGTGGTTTTCTTCGCGGCGTCCTTCTTGTAGCGCTTCGCTGCACCACGCTTGCGGGCCTCGGATCGCGCCTTTGCACCGGCGTTGTACTCCCGCAGTGCCTCTAACACGTCGTTGTCCTTGGCAATGTCCTTGGATTCATCCCACGAAGCCTGCACGTCGGCAATCTCTTGCATCACGCCATCGCGAAACGACGCTGCGGCAGTCAAGAACGCATCGTGCTCAGCGCCTTCGTAGTCCTTGTCATCGTCGGATTCGATGATCGTGGACGGAGAGTCGTAGAGGTACTCCAACAACATCGGCAGGTTGTCGCGGTGCTTTTTCCACATTGCTGTGTACTCGTTCTTACGCTCACGCGAGACGTTCTTTCGAGACTTGACTGCCTGTTGAGCCTTGTTGATGATCGCTTCAATCTGCTCAGGCGTGAGCTTGTCGAAGTCAATATCAGGCGTACCCGGGTTGTCGGGAGTGTTTGCTGAGTCTGTCATATGTGCACTGTAAACCAGTTTCCGTGCTGTTGTGCACATATCCGCACCAAAAGGTGCGGACGAGTGTGGGCGTGGCTGATGTAAGCCAACCCCCGACACTCGTGTGAGGAGACATCATGGAGCAGCAACCCATTTCGACCCCCGGCGATGTGATCGCCTTAATCCCCGGCTTACTCGGGTTTTACCCACAAGAATCACTGGTGGTGCTGTGCTTCAACCGCGACGGCGGCTATGTGGAGACCGGCCCTGCAATGCGCCTTGACCTCGACCAGGTCACAGAGGACGCATTTGGTGAGCGCTTTGCACGCATCACCGGCGACTACAACGTGGTGCTCGGCGTCATCATCACCCGCCACCGCCACCACCCGGTCGTGCTCAACGCACTGGATCACCTGTACGTCGCCTACGTTGATGAGCTCATCGACGCCATCTGGTCTGTGCCCGATGTTGCCGAAGGCGAGCGCTACCACCTTGAGTACGGCCAGCAGCCGTCGATGGTAGATGACCCGCGCTTTTATGAAGGCGACGTCGCAAGCATCATGGCCTCGCCTGCGATGGCACAGCTTGCACAACACGGCGTGCTGCCGGAGCTCAGCCGCGATGA harbors:
- a CDS encoding UPF0182 family protein, which encodes MTTIGVLGLILVLLPMAVGLYTDFLWFGEVDFRGVFNRVILVRVVLFIIFALIGGAITWIAARLAWRGRPQEQAAPFDQAAQYRQQVQRSVRGMLVWVPVVVAILSGLAGQRMWRVFMLWFNGGEFGSTDAQFGKDLGFYAFTLPGISAVVDTLSMLLLVAFLVAAVGHYLLGGIRIGNKVSGISGHISKDARIQLAVTAGLWMLLKAVSYWLERYYLLYSENDIFTGASYTTVNAMLPAKIILTVIAVVVAAAFFASIVYRDFRIPVLATVLMLLSSLVVGNVWPALMEQFSVKPNRQAKEYEYIGRNIEATREAYGLTDDNVTYLDNWGAGNTSNSDVASDAATISNLRLLDPEIISPTFTQNQQLRNFYGFPDQLAMDRYQVDGEMRDYVVAAREMNPNALSENQLDWINRHTVYTHGNGFVAAQANTVDEAAQDAGSTRGGLPIFTVSDLQSNAAAKASEDAEELGIKVDEPRIYYGPVIASAKDGLDYAIVGETGQGPVEYDTDNSTYTYDGKGGVDIGNIFNRLAYTVKYQELNFLLSDRVGGDSKVLYDRDPRTRVEKVAPWLTTDSKTYPAVIDGRVKWIVDGYTTLSQLPYSTRNSLQDTTQDALNPDGTTQRLITDNVGYIRNSVKATVDAYDGSVELYAFDESDPVLKAWQGIFPDTVRPASDISDSLREHLRYPEDLFKVQRDLLARYHVDDPGVFFNNDAFWSVPNDPTAPEGRGQLNQPPYYVVAADPETDKPSFQLITPFRGLNREFLSAHMAVSSDPETYGDITVRVLPTNKQTQGPKQAQDALMSSDQVARDRTLWEGTNDLKNGNLLTLPVGGGEILYVEPIYSQRKDQESAFPKLLRVLVFYRGQVGYAPTISQALDQVGIHSEAAQDIEVVDENAGGDAKPEGENQEAKPEGDAQPEGSEDAPQVNKDEAMNNINDALRNLESARDGSFEEYGRALDRLDRAVEEYQRAQ